In the genome of Ptychodera flava strain L36383 chromosome 13, AS_Pfla_20210202, whole genome shotgun sequence, one region contains:
- the LOC139148316 gene encoding uncharacterized protein, translating to MTLRVAVIGAGAAGLCAARHLASDPCIFEPHVFEKIQEIGGTWVYTEETGTDKYGESIHSCMYWDLKTNLPKEVMAFPDFQFDKSLPSYVKHQDVLKYLNDYCEKYDLKKFIRFNTSVDYVKPVHQDGQEKVLWDVGFRDVRKQSKELTIERYDAVLVCNGHYAIPKIPDLPGIDDFQGQIMHSHNYRHPQVFKDKSVVLLGAGSSGRDIAVNICEFAKKVMLSHNKEQIICQLPSNMTQKPVIDHLTEKEVVFTDGTSEPTDVLLLCTGYNYNFPFLTPECNVKVVDQHITPLYKHLIHTQYPTLAFIGIISAVCPFPQFDCQVKFTMAVLNGSLKLPSQEEMEEDARKDYEWRRNALGFPNRYAHRMGTLQWEYNSELSEIAKIPAIPKAVSGLFRVLYKERLKNLMHHKEINYVLTGKDSWEIVKP from the exons ATGACGCTACGTGTAGCTGTAATAGGTGCTGGTGCTGCTGGTCTGTGTGCAGCAAGACATCTAGCTAGTGATCCCTGTATATTTGAACCTCATGTCtttgaaaagatacaggaaATTGGAGGGACGTGGGTATACACAGAAGAAACTGGTACAGATAAATATGGTGAGAGCATTCACTCATGTATGTACTGGGACCTAAA GACTAACTTACCAAAGGAAGTCATGGCATTCCCGGATTTCCAATTTGACAAATCTCTTCCATCATATGTGAAACACCAGGATGTTCTGAAATATCTCAATGATTATTGTGAGAAATATGATCTGAAAAAGTTCATCAGA TTTAATACTTCTGTGGACTATGTGAAACCTGTGCATCAAGATGGCCAAGAGAAAGTATTATGGGATGTTGGATTCCGAGATGTCCGTAAGCAGAGTAAGGAACTAACTATAGAACGGTATGATGCTGTGTTAGTCTGTAATGG ACACTATGCCATTCCCAAGATTCCAGATCTACCAGGCATAGATGACTTCCAAGGACAGATCATGCACAGCCATAATTACAGACACCCTCAAGTCTTCAAGGATAAGTCAGTTGTTCTGCTAGGTGCTGGCTCATCAGGCAGAGATATAGCTGTTAATATTTGTGAATTTGCCAAGAAAGTTATGCTGAGTCACAACAAAGAACAGATTATATGTCAGTTGCCTAGCAATATGACACAGAAACCAGTTATAGACCATCTTACAGAGAAAGAAGTAGTGTTCACCGATGGGACCTCAGAACCAACTGATGTACTCCTACTTTGCACTGGGTATAATTACAATTTCCCATTTTTGACTCCAGAGTGCAATGTCAAGGTAGTAGATCAACACATCACGCCTCTTTATAAACATCTGATTCACACACAGTATCCAACACTTGCTTTCATTGGAATTATTTCAGCTGTCTGCCCATTCCCTCAGTTTGACTGTCAAGTTAAATTTACAATGGCAGTTCTGAATGGATCCCTAAAACTTCCAAGTCAGGAAGAAATGGAAGAAGATGCCAGGAAAGACTACGAGTGGAGACGGAATGCCCTTGGATTTCCCAATCGTTATGCCCATCGTATGGGCACTTTGCAGTGGGAATACAATAGTGAATTAAGCGAAATTGCAAAGATTCCAGCAATACCAAAAGCAGTATCAGGGCTATTCCGTGTTCTATATAAAGAACGGTTGAAAAATTTAATGCATCACAAGGAGATCAACTATGTCCTTACTGGCAAAGACTCATGGGAAATAGTCAAACCATAG